ACAGCATTGGTCAAAAGATTCTCTATCACCATGCTGATCCTTTTTGGGTCAACAAAAAGAAGTGGCACCTCGCTCTCATTCCTCAGGCTAACCTTAATATTTTTCTTGTCAGCCAAAGGCTGATTTTCTCTTATAATATTGCCAGTCAACTCCACCAAATTAGTTTTTTCCGGATGTATCTGTATCCGGCCGCTCTCTACTCTGGAGATATCCAACAAATCATTTACCAAACGAATCATCCGCTGGTTTGAATCGCTGATTATCCTGAGGTGGCTTATTTGCTCGGCTGTCAGATTGGCCTGCTTTTCCGGCTTGGACAAAAACTCTGTATACCACTTAATAATAGACAAGGGGGTCCGAAGCTGGTGTGAAGCGATGGAAACAAACTCTGTCTTCATCTGATTGGCCGCCGAGAGCTGCTCGACTGTTTTTATGGCCATACCGCCGACAAGTATC
This genomic stretch from Candidatus Kuenenbacteria bacterium harbors:
- a CDS encoding HAMP domain-containing histidine kinase, translating into MPDEKNLKIEEAGLPSPDRLSSEVDKPKFWENPSFLFVCMGILTMTAMIGTYFVAQEYNDPIIVIGSVSLVAGITILVGGMAIKTVEQLSAANQMKTEFVSIASHQLRTPLSIIKWYTEFLSKPEKQANLTAEQISHLRIISDSNQRMIRLVNDLLDISRVESGRIQIHPEKTNLVELTGNIIRENQPLADKKNIKVSLRNESEVPLLFVDPKRISMVIENLLTNAV